In Setaria italica strain Yugu1 chromosome I, Setaria_italica_v2.0, whole genome shotgun sequence, the genomic window TTGTTTTTAAGATCCCCATGCAATTAACTCTTGCATGACCTTGGGTTTACGATGATTGAGCTCGTGTTCAAGATATGTCTCTAGTTCTCCACAAAGATGTACAGCTTCTCTACCTCTCCTtattaattagtatcaaattaTCAAAATAACCTACATAGCAAAGTACAGTACTTATGGTCCATTGCAAATAGCCTTAACCTgcactccatccaactgaacggACAAAAAAGGAGGAAACGGGGAAGCGTGCTGCCGGTTTGGCTCGTTCGAGCAAAACCTAACCGGCCACCCATGTTGCCACATCTTGGCACCCAATTTGGTAAAACAGGTAGTACATTTGTTTTGTCACCGGTGTTTATGAGTTGTCACGTACATCTTCCATACTACACAAATAAAGCATTTCGTCTTTTTTTGGTATTAAAGCCTAACAGAACGAGACGGGTCGTTACTTGGTAGGATGGTTTTGGCAAAACTTGTGAAAAGCAGCTAGGCTTTAGCAGCAGAAAGTGCAGAACCGTTTGCACTGTACTCCACTCCTAGTTCAATCCAAAGAAAATTTCAATATCCGTTGTTAGTACATGGTTGTTCCGATCCACTCGAAAACATTTTCAGCCTGGTGCTGAACTACGCTAAAACATTCTCGACGTGACAGCACTTTTGTAACACTTTGTAACAGAAAGCTCATGCTGCACACCTTGTGGGTACTTTATCGCTCACAGTGCAGCCGCCATCCATTTGTAGCGCGCTGAATCAAGCAAGACTAACAGAAAAGCTTCAATCAAGGGAACAAGTGACATGGGCTGCCTGAATATGGAGCCTCTCAGGCAGGGCACAAGGAATCTGAATATGGATGTCCAGAAACCTGAGCGGACATGGCCCATGTTATTTACAAGTTCACATGAACTGATGAACAGTCATGCATGGACTCGAGACACATACTGGTAATTTACAAGCTTGAACACCTTGGATTACCCCATAGAAGGTACTGCCGACGCTTTACACACTGGACACCAATTCTTCTGCCTAAGCCACTGGCCGATGCAGCACACATGGTACCGGTGTTCGCATGGCAACCGCCCAACTTCTTCACCCTCCTTGTACTCTTCCTGGAACAGGCAGATGTTTAAATTTCAGTAAGGATTTCCTGGATAAGTAATCCAATTTGTGGAATTTCCTTTAGACAATGGCAGGAATCCAGTAAATAGTGTAACAGTCATTCTAATAATTGTAAATGTCATAAGTGAGAAATGTAAACAATACTTAATGTCAGTTGTTCAACACCAAAATGGAACATATTTCACCTAGTGCCCAAAACCAAAATTATCAGCTCCCTGTTTCCcctattcacttttcctgaGAGATGAACAAATTGCGGGTATTGCATGACACTAGGTAGCCTTATCAGTTCCGCATGAAAAATAAGGTGCATGATGTTGATCTTTATATGTGTTTTATTTTATGTCCACAGAAATAATAGATCCCTTAGGTGACTAAATACCTGGCATATGCTGCATTTCATGTCATCTATGACTGATTTATGTACTCCTGTAGCAACTGGACAATATATGCTTCTTCTTAGGCATTTCGCGAACTGCTCATCAGAAAGGGCTGTGCTTACAGAACCTATTCTCTCTTCTAATGCCAATAATTCCTGTTCAGAAGAAGGAAGTGCAGACATCTCTTGTGTgagtataaatataaaccaggATTCCATCATAAAGGACAAAAGAATAGTACACAAATCATAACGAGGGCTTCGAATGCAGAATAAGGGAGGTTCCAGAAAGAAAACCACACTCTAGCGAAACCCCCTTCAGCCTTTAGGTAGAATGATCAAGAAAATACCTCATAGGACATATTGTCAATATCCATCCGCATGTCTCTATGCCGATCATGGGAGGCAAATGCACCAAGGAATAGATTAGTGTCTAGCACCAGCAATTGCTGCAAAAAGAAGTTATCCAGCAGTTCAGTAAAATGAGAGAAGGTAAAGGAGTTTTGTGGGCAAAGAATGCCAGCCAACTAACCTCATAAGCCAGCTCAGCTTCTTGTTCAGTCCTCTGCAATGCTAGTAAAACCTACAGAAAATAAAACTATTTTAGTCTGGAAACTTTTACACTCTTACCACCTTCTTTAGcccatgtcacatcggatgtctggacactaattaggagtattaaacataggctaattacaaaactaattgcacaacccctagctaaatcgcgagacgaatctattaagcctaattagtccatgatttgacaatgtggtgctacagtaacctttcgctaatgatggattaattaggcttaatagattcgtctcgcgatttagcctaggggttctgctattagttttgtaattagctcatgtttagtcctcctaattagcatccgaacgtccaatgtgacagggctaaagtttagcccctgctaTCCAAATGTCCCCTTAGTCAAAGTAGGTTATTTATCAAAATCAATAACAGTAGCAATATATGTAAACTGAATTGATCTGAAATAAGATGTAACAACAAAAGCAGAATAGCTGGAACCACTATTTAGAAACATTTTAGAAAACAACCTCAGCAATTCCTCCCATGGTTATGCGTCTATGATCATTTCTCTCGCCCATGAGACCATGGAACATTTGTGGAGGACTTTCTTCAAAAAGGGAGCTTGGTCTCCCCCTTTCAGCTCGAGTATTCGAGCTATGATGACGACTAGATGAGTAAATGTCATGAGGTAATTCCACAAAGAATGGTCTTATTGAACTCTCGGCAGAGACTTCTTCCAATGAAAGATGCTCCTGAGCTGACAGCCCATTCCTTGTGGATGACTCATGCAAAGAAAGCatgccatctgctctttcatCAGGAGCCCTCAGTGTAGTGGCATGAGAAGGTCGTCTTGTCCTAActgaaactgccgattcctgtTGGTTTCTGTTGCTGCTTCGTATTATTTGTTGAGAAAGTGACTGTTCATTCGTTCTGATTCTGGGACCAGCATCGTGAATATCTGTAGGAGGGGAATGACCTGAAAAAGATGGTCCACTAAAGCTCCTTGATCTGGAAGAGCTTTCCGGATCAGAAGCCCTCTTTCTCATGAACTCAAACCTCCTACTATAAACAGAATCGGATGAGCAACCTGATGGCTGAACATCAGGTACTGAAGTACAACCTGGGTTTTTAAGCCCACGTCTCTGTACTCCATTAGCATGACCATAAGCTGGCCTCACACCAGTGGTGGAATTTCTAGGCATAGTAGACCGATTAGTAAAATATGAAGAACATGCTCCTGGAATACCCAAATTCACCTCTTTTTCTTTCTGTCCATGTGTCCTAGAACTTAGTGGAGCAGTTTGGACAAAGGACTCAGATCTATTTCGATAAACACCTGAAGGACCAGTAAAATGAGAGCCTTCTGAACCAGGTGTTAACAAACGACCTTGTTCAGTAGTAGAACCTTCTGATTCAGTCCGCAGAGTGTCTGAACTCTCATCGTCTACAACGATTTTCTTACTACCCTCCAGCTGCTTGGCCTCAGCCTTTCTTCTGCCACTTTGAGCAATGTCAACCCCTGCCAACAAAGGCTGCCTTCGCTTTTCCTCAAACTTTCTAAGTGGAAATTTGGAGGAGCTTGCAGGCACCACTTTCGAGCTTGAAGATTTAAACGAATCACGCAAATATCTTGGTCCTTCTTGATTATCAGTAATTCCCGCTTTCGTAGGATTGAGTCTAGCGCTGCTTCCCAGTCCATCGTTGTTGTGATTAGTCCTCTCTTCAGGACTTTGATTTCGATAAGAGAGCCTGGAACCCCTCCTACGAAATGCAATTTCTGTTTTGGATCTCCTGTCTGAATATTCCTCCATGTAATTAGGCTGCAATATACACCACGAGTATCGTTCTGCAGTATCTTATGGTCCAGCAGATCTGTGCACAGTTTGGTAAAGGTTAGTAAACAACAAAACCCAAGGATGGATATAGGTAatgaaatttagaaaaaaaattacaactGGATATTTTGAGAATGGATACCTTTTAACTAAGATAGTAAACCACTTTGGAACTGTTACTAGCATCAATAATCTCACCATGACCAAGGTTTCATCAGACCATCCCCAGTAccataatactcc contains:
- the LOC101770985 gene encoding uncharacterized protein LOC101770985, with product MEEYSDRRSKTEIAFRRRGSRLSYRNQSPEERTNHNNDGLGSSARLNPTKAGITDNQEGPRYLRDSFKSSSSKVVPASSSKFPLRKFEEKRRQPLLAGVDIAQSGRRKAEAKQLEGSKKIVVDDESSDTLRTESEGSTTEQGRLLTPGSEGSHFTGPSGVYRNRSESFVQTAPLSSRTHGQKEKEVNLGIPGACSSYFTNRSTMPRNSTTGVRPAYGHANGVQRRGLKNPGCTSVPDVQPSGCSSDSVYSRRFEFMRKRASDPESSSRSRSFSGPSFSGHSPPTDIHDAGPRIRTNEQSLSQQIIRSSNRNQQESAVSVRTRRPSHATTLRAPDERADGMLSLHESSTRNGLSAQEHLSLEEVSAESSIRPFFVELPHDIYSSSRHHSSNTRAERGRPSSLFEESPPQMFHGLMGERNDHRRITMGGIAEVLLALQRTEQEAELAYEQLLVLDTNLFLGAFASHDRHRDMRMDIDNMSYEELLALEERIGSVSTALSDEQFAKCLRRSIYCPVATGVHKSVIDDMKCSICQEEYKEGEEVGRLPCEHRYHVCCIGQWLRQKNWCPVCKASAVPSMG